One Janthinobacterium sp. TB1-E2 genomic region harbors:
- a CDS encoding KGG domain-containing protein, producing the protein MATSSDNKQQGSKTSSSSSSGGNKQSDTSKRGFASMDPAQQREIASEGGRAAHEKGTAHEFTSEEARRAGSQSHKNDANRQSASSSSGSRDNASMNQDGGRDSGNKQSGGSGSSSGSRNK; encoded by the coding sequence ATGGCCACATCGAGCGACAATAAACAGCAAGGTAGTAAAACCAGTAGCAGCAGTAGCAGCGGCGGCAACAAGCAAAGCGATACCAGCAAACGGGGTTTCGCTTCCATGGACCCCGCCCAGCAGCGTGAAATCGCCAGTGAAGGCGGACGTGCCGCGCATGAAAAAGGCACGGCCCATGAATTCACGTCCGAAGAGGCCCGCCGCGCAGGCAGCCAAAGCCACAAGAACGATGCCAACCGGCAAAGCGCCTCCAGCTCCAGCGGTTCGCGCGACAATGCCAGCATGAACCAGGATGGCGGCCGCGACAGTGGCAACAAGCAAAGCGGCGGTTCCGGTTCCAGCTCGGGGTCGCGCAACAAGTAG
- the pdeM gene encoding ligase-associated DNA damage response endonuclease PdeM, translating into MSGQQAHCVVELAGEIVWLLAHKAIYWPARKMLVVADIHFGKAAAFRALGVPVPRGTTTQNLLALDSLLASYACEEIVFLGDFLHARAAHAPATVAAMLAWRARHRDLRLTVVRGNHDAHAGDPAAVLQIRMVDEPHQVGKLSFCHHPDTVASGYVLAGHVHPVFHLRAAGTERHGGGLRLPCFLLGQQRAILPSFGAFTGGHAVRPGAGERVYVTADAAIFPLPVNC; encoded by the coding sequence ATGAGCGGCCAGCAAGCGCACTGCGTGGTGGAGCTGGCTGGCGAGATAGTCTGGCTGCTGGCGCACAAGGCCATCTATTGGCCGGCGCGCAAGATGCTGGTCGTCGCCGACATCCATTTCGGCAAGGCGGCCGCGTTTCGCGCGCTGGGCGTACCCGTGCCACGCGGCACCACGACGCAAAACCTGCTGGCGCTCGACAGCTTGCTGGCCAGTTACGCTTGCGAGGAAATCGTCTTTCTCGGCGACTTTCTGCACGCGCGCGCCGCCCATGCGCCCGCCACCGTGGCGGCTATGCTGGCTTGGCGTGCGCGCCATCGGGACCTGCGCTTGACGGTAGTGCGTGGCAACCACGATGCGCATGCGGGCGATCCGGCCGCCGTGCTGCAGATACGCATGGTCGACGAACCGCACCAGGTGGGCAAGCTGTCGTTTTGCCATCATCCGGATACGGTGGCGTCCGGTTACGTGCTGGCCGGCCACGTGCATCCCGTGTTCCACTTGCGCGCAGCAGGGACGGAACGACATGGGGGCGGCTTGCGCCTGCCGTGTTTCCTGCTGGGCCAGCAGCGCGCCATTTTGCCCTCGTTTGGCGCCTTCACGGGCGGCCATGCGGTGCGCCCAGGAGCTGGCGAGCGCGTCTACGTGACGGCGGACGCGGCGATTTTCCCGCTGCCCGTTAACTGCTGA
- a CDS encoding ligase-associated DNA damage response DEXH box helicase, whose translation MSKSALAQRIDAWFAARGWTVFPFQRAVWRAAAQGQPGLLHASTGSGKTYAVWFGALLRAERLQRKGRKQGLRVLWITPMRALAADTVRALQASGAELAPGWRIEARTGDTSAAQRARQAKAWPDVLVTTPESLSLMLSQVDARERFSLLETVIVDEWHELMGSKRGVQVQLALARLRRWSGALMTWGLSATLGNLQQAQDVLLGEENTGVLVEGKVKKRILVDSLIPVNPTRFPWGGHLGIQMLQPLIAEIEGSATTLVFTNTRSQAELWYQHLLDARPDWAGLIALHHGSLDREVREWVEQHLKTGELKAVVCTSSLDLGVDFLPVERVLQVGSAKGIARLVQRAGRSGHAPGRISRVTLVPTNSLELLEAAAARTALAQGHLEARPVPDKPLDVLVQHLVTIALGGGFQSAELYAEVRAAWSYRHLTPDEWQWALDFVARGGQSLTVYPEYRRVLPDEEGVYRVPDVALARRHRMSIGTIVSEAAIQVKFLGGGRIGSIEESFIARLKPGDHFLFGGRILEFVRVHEMTAYVRRATGSRGAVPRWQGGKMPLSSELAHAVLDQLQLAQEGKASGPEMRALAPLLAIQQAWSSLPTCAALLVETLSSREGHHLFVYPFAGRSVHLGLASLLAYRIARVQPATLSIAVNDYGFELLGADDIDFAPLLSGASGADLALFSTDNLLEDVLASLNATELSQRRFREIARIAGLVFQGYPGQPKSARQLQASSSLFFEVFRKHDAANLLLTQAQREVLEQELELTRLRATLRELHGRRISLQALERASPFAFGLMVERFREQLTTEKLSDRVARLVSALEKAAA comes from the coding sequence ATGAGCAAAAGCGCGCTGGCGCAGCGCATCGACGCCTGGTTTGCCGCGCGCGGCTGGACGGTATTCCCGTTCCAGCGCGCCGTCTGGCGTGCGGCTGCACAGGGACAACCTGGCCTGCTGCATGCGAGCACGGGATCCGGCAAAACGTATGCCGTCTGGTTCGGCGCCTTGCTGCGCGCCGAGCGACTACAACGCAAGGGGCGAAAGCAGGGCTTGCGCGTGCTGTGGATCACGCCCATGCGGGCGCTGGCGGCCGACACGGTGCGTGCCTTGCAGGCGTCTGGTGCCGAGCTGGCGCCCGGCTGGCGCATCGAGGCGCGCACGGGCGACACGAGCGCGGCGCAGCGGGCGCGCCAGGCGAAGGCCTGGCCCGATGTGCTCGTCACGACGCCGGAAAGCCTGTCCCTGATGCTGAGCCAGGTGGATGCCCGCGAACGTTTCAGCCTGCTGGAAACCGTGATCGTCGACGAGTGGCATGAATTGATGGGCAGCAAGCGCGGCGTGCAGGTGCAGCTGGCGCTGGCCCGCTTGCGCCGCTGGAGTGGCGCATTGATGACGTGGGGCCTGTCGGCCACCCTGGGTAATTTGCAGCAGGCGCAGGATGTCTTGCTGGGCGAGGAAAACACCGGCGTGCTGGTCGAAGGCAAAGTCAAGAAGCGCATCCTCGTCGACAGCCTGATCCCCGTCAACCCCACGCGCTTCCCCTGGGGCGGCCACCTGGGCATCCAGATGCTGCAGCCTTTGATTGCCGAGATCGAAGGCAGCGCCACCACGCTGGTGTTTACCAACACGCGTTCGCAGGCCGAGCTGTGGTACCAGCACCTGCTCGATGCGCGGCCCGACTGGGCGGGACTGATCGCCCTGCACCACGGTTCGCTGGACCGCGAAGTGCGCGAGTGGGTCGAGCAGCACTTGAAAACGGGCGAGCTGAAAGCCGTCGTGTGCACGTCCAGCCTGGACCTGGGCGTCGATTTCCTGCCCGTCGAGCGGGTGCTGCAGGTGGGCAGCGCGAAAGGCATCGCGCGCCTGGTGCAGCGGGCCGGGCGCAGCGGCCACGCGCCAGGACGCATTTCGCGCGTCACCCTCGTACCCACCAACAGCCTGGAATTGCTGGAAGCGGCCGCTGCCCGCACTGCCCTGGCGCAAGGCCACCTGGAAGCGCGGCCCGTGCCGGACAAGCCGCTCGACGTGCTGGTGCAGCACCTGGTGACGATCGCGCTGGGCGGCGGTTTCCAGTCTGCCGAGCTGTACGCGGAAGTGCGCGCGGCCTGGTCCTACCGCCACCTGACCCCGGACGAGTGGCAATGGGCGCTCGATTTCGTCGCGCGCGGCGGGCAAAGCCTGACCGTGTATCCGGAATACCGCAGAGTGCTGCCGGACGAGGAGGGCGTGTACCGCGTGCCGGACGTGGCGCTGGCGCGGCGCCACCGCATGAGCATCGGCACCATCGTCTCGGAGGCGGCGATCCAGGTCAAGTTCCTCGGTGGCGGGCGCATCGGCAGTATCGAGGAATCATTCATCGCGCGCCTGAAGCCGGGTGACCATTTTCTGTTTGGCGGGCGCATCCTGGAATTCGTGCGCGTGCACGAGATGACGGCCTACGTGCGGCGCGCCACGGGCAGCCGCGGCGCCGTGCCGCGCTGGCAGGGCGGCAAGATGCCGCTGTCGTCGGAACTCGCGCATGCCGTGCTCGACCAGTTGCAACTGGCGCAGGAAGGCAAGGCCAGCGGGCCGGAAATGCGCGCGCTGGCGCCGCTGCTGGCCATCCAGCAGGCATGGTCGAGCCTGCCCACGTGCGCGGCCCTGTTGGTGGAGACCTTGTCCAGCCGCGAAGGCCACCACCTGTTCGTGTATCCGTTTGCGGGACGCTCCGTGCACCTGGGCCTGGCGTCCCTGCTGGCCTACCGCATCGCGCGCGTGCAGCCGGCGACCTTGTCGATCGCCGTCAACGATTACGGCTTTGAATTGCTGGGCGCGGACGACATCGATTTTGCGCCGCTGTTGTCGGGGGCCAGCGGCGCCGACCTTGCCCTGTTCAGCACGGACAATCTGCTCGAGGACGTACTGGCCAGCCTGAATGCGACGGAGCTGTCGCAGCGGCGCTTCCGCGAAATCGCCCGCATCGCCGGCCTCGTGTTCCAGGGCTATCCGGGCCAGCCAAAAAGCGCGCGCCAGTTGCAGGCCTCGTCCTCGCTGTTTTTTGAAGTGTTCCGCAAGCACGATGCGGCCAATCTGCTGCTCACGCAGGCGCAGCGCGAAGTGCTGGAACAGGAACTGGAATTGACGCGCCTGCGCGCCACCTTGCGCGAGCTGCATGGACGGCGCATTTCCCTGCAAGCGCTGGAGCGGGCATCGCCATTTGCCTTCGGCCTGATGGTCGAGCGCTTCCGCGAACAGCTGACGACGGAAAAGCTGTCGGACCGGGTGGCGCGCCTGGTCAGCGCGCTGGAAAAGGCGGCCGCATGA
- a CDS encoding ATP-dependent DNA ligase, whose amino-acid sequence MRDFARLYAELDETTSTSRKLAALQAYFRGASPENAAWAVYFLAGGKPRQAVPTKLLREYATERAGLDAWLFDEAYHAVGDLAETIALILPAPTKRSDVGLAEWVEQRIAPLRGAPPETIRTDLLAYWDELETRERFLLIKLIGGGFRVGVSKLLVTRALASIAAVDSKLIAQRLMGWTDGKVSPTGAGFLKLIAAQSDGEHALRGGQPYPFFLAYPLQAEPQSLGDIGDWLVEWKYDGMRAQLLRREGVNWLWSRGEELITERFPELAQLALPEGTVLDGEILVWQPGDVPAPFADLQQRMGRKSVSSKLLAELPAVLVAYDVLELDGVDVRQLPQLERRALLETVVAGVGSDALRLSPRIAAASWEALAAIRAESRARGVEGMMLKAMSAAYGVGRTKDVGTWWKWKIDPYSIDAVLIYAQAGHGRRASLYTDYTFAVWDDVEEGERKLVPFAKAYSGLTDAEIGQVDAAIRKTTIEKFGPVRSVKPTMVFEIGFEGIAASSRHKAGIAVRFPRILRRRDDKAIADADTLDTLKAMLVQAT is encoded by the coding sequence ATGCGTGACTTTGCCCGGCTGTACGCGGAACTCGACGAGACGACCTCCACCAGCCGCAAGCTGGCGGCGCTGCAAGCGTATTTTCGTGGCGCCTCGCCGGAAAACGCGGCCTGGGCCGTGTACTTCCTGGCCGGCGGCAAGCCGCGCCAGGCCGTGCCCACCAAGTTGCTGCGCGAGTACGCGACCGAACGGGCGGGCCTCGATGCCTGGCTGTTCGACGAGGCCTATCACGCCGTCGGCGACCTGGCCGAAACCATTGCCCTGATCCTGCCCGCGCCCACCAAACGCAGCGACGTCGGCCTGGCTGAGTGGGTCGAGCAGCGTATCGCACCGTTGCGCGGCGCGCCGCCCGAGACCATCCGCACCGACTTGCTGGCCTACTGGGACGAACTGGAAACGCGCGAACGTTTTTTGTTGATCAAACTGATCGGCGGCGGCTTTCGCGTGGGCGTGTCCAAACTGCTGGTGACGCGCGCGCTGGCCTCCATCGCCGCCGTCGACAGCAAGCTGATCGCCCAGCGCCTGATGGGTTGGACCGATGGCAAGGTCAGCCCCACGGGCGCGGGCTTTCTCAAACTGATCGCCGCGCAGTCGGACGGCGAACATGCGCTGCGCGGCGGCCAGCCGTATCCGTTCTTCCTCGCCTATCCCTTGCAGGCGGAGCCGCAGAGTCTCGGTGATATCGGCGACTGGCTGGTCGAGTGGAAATACGACGGCATGCGCGCCCAGCTGCTGCGCCGCGAAGGCGTGAACTGGCTGTGGTCGCGTGGCGAGGAATTGATCACGGAGCGGTTTCCCGAGCTGGCGCAGCTGGCCTTGCCCGAGGGTACCGTACTCGATGGCGAAATCCTCGTCTGGCAGCCGGGCGACGTGCCGGCGCCGTTTGCCGATCTGCAACAACGCATGGGCCGCAAGAGCGTGTCGTCCAAGCTGCTGGCCGAATTGCCGGCCGTGCTCGTGGCCTACGATGTGCTGGAACTCGATGGCGTGGACGTGCGCCAGCTGCCCCAGCTCGAACGGCGCGCATTGCTGGAAACGGTGGTGGCCGGCGTCGGTTCTGACGCGCTGCGCCTGTCGCCGCGTATAGCGGCGGCAAGCTGGGAGGCGCTGGCGGCCATCCGCGCTGAATCGCGGGCGCGCGGGGTGGAGGGCATGATGCTCAAGGCCATGTCTGCCGCGTATGGTGTGGGTCGCACGAAAGATGTGGGCACCTGGTGGAAGTGGAAGATCGACCCGTATTCGATCGACGCCGTGCTGATCTACGCCCAGGCGGGTCACGGCCGGCGCGCGTCGCTGTACACGGATTACACGTTTGCCGTCTGGGATGACGTTGAGGAAGGCGAGCGCAAGCTGGTGCCGTTCGCCAAGGCGTATTCGGGCTTGACGGATGCGGAGATCGGCCAAGTCGACGCCGCCATCCGCAAGACGACGATAGAAAAATTCGGCCCCGTGCGCAGCGTCAAGCCGACGATGGTGTTCGAGATCGGCTTCGAAGGCATCGCCGCGTCCAGCCGCCACAAGGCGGGCATCGCCGTGCGCTTTCCCCGCATCCTGCGCCGGCGTGACGACAAGGCCATCGCCGATGCGGACACGCTGGACACGCTGAAGGCCATGCTGGTCCAGGCCACATGA
- a CDS encoding ligase-associated DNA damage response exonuclease, giving the protein MADMVVVRKEGLYCVPGQFYIDPWRPVDRAIITHAHADHARVGHRHYLCAAPGEQVLRARLGAVSIQGLAYGETIEHHGVRVSLHPAGHVLGSAQVRMEVGGQVWVASGDYKLQPDPTCVPFEPVRCDTFITESTFGLPIYRWQAPQEVYDDINQWWRRNAAEGRTSVLFCYAFGKAQRILAGLDPSIGPIICHGAAQALTQVYRESGVALPTTVMVSDVTDKAALKTAMVIAPPSAAGSPWMKRFGDYSDAFASGWMLLRGARRRRGVDRGFVLSDHADWPGLMQAITATQAERIIVTHGSIPVMVRWLQQNGWQAGGFETEYGDDEADDGAPGASTAAEDVAHA; this is encoded by the coding sequence ATGGCAGACATGGTGGTGGTGCGCAAGGAAGGCTTGTACTGTGTGCCGGGTCAGTTCTACATCGACCCGTGGCGTCCCGTCGATCGCGCCATCATCACGCATGCGCACGCCGACCATGCGCGTGTCGGGCACCGGCATTACCTGTGCGCCGCGCCCGGCGAGCAAGTGCTGCGCGCGCGCCTGGGCGCCGTGTCCATCCAGGGCCTCGCCTATGGCGAGACCATCGAGCACCACGGCGTGCGCGTGTCGCTGCATCCGGCCGGCCACGTGCTGGGTTCGGCCCAGGTGCGCATGGAAGTGGGCGGCCAAGTGTGGGTGGCGTCGGGCGACTACAAGCTGCAGCCGGACCCCACGTGCGTACCGTTCGAGCCCGTGCGCTGCGATACTTTTATTACGGAATCGACCTTCGGCCTGCCCATCTACCGCTGGCAGGCGCCACAGGAAGTTTATGACGACATCAACCAATGGTGGCGCAGGAATGCGGCCGAAGGGCGCACCAGCGTGCTGTTCTGCTATGCCTTCGGCAAGGCGCAGCGCATCCTGGCCGGGCTCGATCCTTCCATCGGCCCCATCATCTGCCATGGCGCGGCGCAGGCCTTGACGCAGGTCTACCGCGAATCGGGCGTGGCCTTGCCCACCACCGTGATGGTGAGCGACGTGACGGACAAGGCGGCCCTGAAGACGGCGATGGTGATCGCGCCGCCGTCGGCCGCCGGTTCGCCGTGGATGAAGCGTTTCGGCGACTACAGCGATGCGTTCGCCAGCGGCTGGATGCTGTTGCGCGGCGCGCGCCGGCGGCGCGGCGTGGACCGGGGTTTTGTCCTGTCCGACCATGCCGACTGGCCCGGCCTGATGCAAGCGATCACGGCCACGCAGGCCGAACGCATCATCGTCACGCACGGCTCGATTCCCGTGATGGTGCGCTGGCTGCAGCAGAACGGCTGGCAGGCGGGCGGCTTCGAGACGGAGTATGGCGACGACGAGGCCGATGACGGTGCGCCCGGTGCATCCACGGCAGCGGAGGACGTCGCCCATGCGTGA
- a CDS encoding RecQ family ATP-dependent DNA helicase has product MLASLNKSGRHIQRLLRSVFGVARLRTGQQEVIDSVLAGRDTLAIMPTGSGKSLCYQLPAALLPGATLVVSPLISLMKDQLEKLHELGITAVQLNSSLSRAEEDDAIARIAQGGRLIIFCTPERLAMPEFLSLLASAPPSLVVIDEAHCISQWGHDFRPAYLEIAAALRALGRPPVLALTATATGEVIADIDAQLEARKLQVINTGIYRANLRYRVIQVTNAGEKQDEVLRLLRETPGVGIVYAATVKAVEDLAARLEELGESVTCYHGKLAARERKHNQDLFMNGERRIMVATNAFGMGIDKPDTRFVIHLQVPANLEAYYQESGRAGRDGLPADCTLLYFQEDKRVQQFFLAKHYPTAEELAAIVAAAQELPATFAFAALAARLPEFSDGHLKVCLKLLKDGKLLRQDRKLGYRLTAQSAATPAYAQLAQIYVDKQERDKQALEQMVAYAQSGLCRWKLLLDYFGDAGDFERCCTCDNCQSPPALAAPISLDEFPPAPAETPPPAPAPQIAVGSRVRVPRYQIGTVLSVAGDQVTIAFPENTTRTFMAEFVVPA; this is encoded by the coding sequence ATGCTTGCTTCGCTGAACAAGTCTGGTCGACACATCCAGCGTCTGCTGCGTTCGGTATTTGGTGTGGCACGGCTGCGCACGGGCCAGCAGGAAGTCATCGACAGCGTGCTGGCCGGGCGCGATACCCTGGCCATCATGCCCACCGGCAGCGGCAAGTCCCTGTGCTACCAGCTACCCGCCGCCCTGTTGCCGGGCGCGACCCTGGTCGTGTCGCCGCTGATTTCGCTGATGAAGGACCAGCTGGAAAAGCTGCACGAACTGGGCATCACGGCCGTGCAGCTCAACAGCAGCCTGTCGCGCGCCGAAGAGGACGACGCCATCGCCCGCATCGCCCAGGGCGGCAGGCTGATCATTTTTTGCACGCCGGAACGCCTGGCGATGCCCGAGTTCCTGTCCTTGCTGGCCAGCGCGCCGCCCAGCCTGGTCGTCATCGATGAAGCCCATTGCATTTCCCAGTGGGGCCACGACTTCCGTCCCGCCTACCTGGAAATCGCGGCCGCCCTGCGCGCGCTGGGCCGTCCGCCCGTGCTGGCGCTGACGGCCACGGCCACCGGGGAAGTGATAGCCGATATCGACGCGCAGCTCGAAGCGCGCAAGCTGCAGGTCATCAACACGGGCATCTACCGCGCCAATTTGCGCTACCGCGTGATCCAGGTCACGAATGCGGGAGAGAAACAGGACGAAGTCTTGCGCCTGCTGCGCGAGACGCCCGGCGTGGGCATCGTGTATGCGGCCACCGTCAAGGCCGTCGAGGACCTGGCGGCGCGGCTGGAGGAACTGGGCGAGAGCGTCACGTGCTACCACGGCAAGCTGGCGGCGCGCGAGCGCAAGCACAACCAGGACTTGTTCATGAATGGCGAGCGCCGCATCATGGTCGCCACCAACGCGTTCGGCATGGGCATCGACAAGCCCGACACGCGCTTCGTCATCCACTTGCAGGTGCCGGCCAATCTGGAAGCGTATTACCAGGAATCGGGCCGGGCAGGGCGCGACGGCTTGCCCGCCGACTGCACCTTGCTGTACTTCCAGGAAGACAAGCGGGTGCAGCAATTTTTCCTGGCCAAGCACTATCCCACGGCCGAAGAACTGGCCGCCATCGTGGCGGCCGCGCAAGAATTACCAGCCACGTTCGCGTTTGCCGCCCTGGCAGCGCGCCTGCCCGAGTTTTCCGACGGCCACTTGAAGGTGTGCCTGAAACTGTTAAAAGACGGCAAGCTGCTGCGCCAGGACCGCAAGCTCGGCTACCGCTTGACAGCCCAGTCGGCCGCCACGCCTGCGTATGCGCAGCTGGCGCAGATCTATGTCGACAAGCAGGAGCGCGACAAGCAGGCGCTCGAGCAGATGGTGGCGTATGCGCAAAGCGGCCTGTGCCGCTGGAAACTGCTGCTCGATTATTTTGGCGATGCCGGCGATTTCGAGCGCTGCTGCACCTGCGACAATTGCCAGTCGCCGCCCGCGCTGGCCGCGCCCATCAGCCTTGACGAATTCCCGCCCGCGCCTGCTGAAACGCCACCGCCAGCGCCGGCACCCCAGATCGCCGTCGGCAGCCGCGTGCGCGTACCGCGCTACCAGATTGGCACCGTGCTGTCCGTGGCGGGCGACCAGGTCACCATTGCCTTTCCGGAAAACACCACGCGTACCTTCATGGCCGAGTTCGTCGTCCCCGCGTGA
- a CDS encoding MAPEG family protein: MTPELTMLACTLVLALVQILLPALFRTRETGTAYNVSARDGDGPPVGKITGRLRRAQANLFETLPLFAAAVLIAHVTAQESALTLYGAALYLAARVLYLPLYAFGVPVVRTLVWCVSIAGLLMLFWAILFAS, from the coding sequence ATGACTCCTGAACTGACGATGCTGGCCTGTACCCTTGTGCTGGCGCTGGTGCAAATCCTCCTGCCCGCGCTGTTCCGCACGCGTGAAACGGGCACGGCCTATAACGTGAGCGCGCGCGACGGCGACGGCCCGCCCGTGGGCAAGATCACGGGCCGCTTGCGGCGGGCCCAGGCGAACCTGTTCGAAACCCTGCCCCTGTTCGCCGCCGCCGTGCTGATCGCCCACGTGACGGCGCAGGAAAGCGCGCTGACCCTGTACGGCGCCGCCCTGTACCTGGCCGCGCGCGTGCTGTACCTGCCCCTGTACGCGTTTGGCGTGCCCGTCGTGCGCACGCTCGTGTGGTGCGTGTCGATTGCCGGTTTGTTGATGCTGTTCTGGGCCATCCTGTTTGCTTCCTGA